One window from the genome of Megalobrama amblycephala isolate DHTTF-2021 linkage group LG4, ASM1881202v1, whole genome shotgun sequence encodes:
- the rab28 gene encoding ras-related protein Rab-28 isoform X1, with protein MSDSEEEIQERQLKIVVLGDGASGKTSLAIRFAQEAFGKQYKQTIGLDFFLKRITLPGNLNVALQVWDIGGQTIGGKMLDKYIYGAQGVLLVYDITNSQSFENLEDWLNMVRKANEESDTQPAISLIGNKIDLEHMRTVKMEKHQRFCQENGLISQFVSAKTGDSVSLCFQRLAAEIVGIKLNKAEIEQSQHVVKADIVNYSQESVARAVNPPRSSMCVMQ; from the exons ATGTCGGACTCGGAGGAGGAGATTCAGGAGCGACAGCTGAAGATCGTGGTGCTGGGAGACGGAGCGTCTGGAAAG ACATCTCTCGCCATCCGCTTTGCACAAGAGGCTTTTGGGAAACAGTATAAACAGACGATAGGGCTGGACTTCTTCCTCAAGAGAATCACCCTGCCAg GGAACCTGAATGTGGCGCTGCAGGTGTGGGACATCGGAGGACAGACCATCGGAGGAAAAATGCTGGACAAGTACATCTACGGAGCGCAG ggtGTGCTGCTGGTGTATGACATCACTAATTCTCAGAGTTTTGAGAATCTTGAAGACTGGCTGAACATGGTGAGAAAAGCCAACGAAGAGTCAGACACACAACCTGCGATATCACTGATCGGAAACAAGA ttGATCTGGAGCACATGCGGACAGTAAAGATGGAAAAACATCAGCGATTCTGTCAAGAAAACGGACTCATCAGTCAGTTTGTGTCTGCGAAGACGGGAGACTCT GTGTCTCTGTGTTTCCAGAGGCTGGCGGCTGAGATTGTAGGAATAAAGCTGAATAAAGCCGAGATCGAGCAGTCGCAG CACGTGGTTAAAGCCGACATCGTGAACTACAGTCAGGAGTCGGTGGCTCGAGCCGTCAACCCTCCGCGCAGCTCCATGTGTGTCATGCAGTGA
- the rab28 gene encoding ras-related protein Rab-28 isoform X2: MSDSEEEIQERQLKIVVLGDGASGKTSLAIRFAQEAFGKQYKQTIGLDFFLKRITLPGNLNVALQVWDIGGQTIGGKMLDKYIYGAQGVLLVYDITNSQSFENLEDWLNMVRKANEESDTQPAISLIGNKIDLEHMRTVKMEKHQRFCQENGLISQFVSAKTGDSVSLCFQRLAAEIVGIKLNKAEIEQSQRIVKAELVDYPQDEGPIRQETNQSKICSVQ; the protein is encoded by the exons ATGTCGGACTCGGAGGAGGAGATTCAGGAGCGACAGCTGAAGATCGTGGTGCTGGGAGACGGAGCGTCTGGAAAG ACATCTCTCGCCATCCGCTTTGCACAAGAGGCTTTTGGGAAACAGTATAAACAGACGATAGGGCTGGACTTCTTCCTCAAGAGAATCACCCTGCCAg GGAACCTGAATGTGGCGCTGCAGGTGTGGGACATCGGAGGACAGACCATCGGAGGAAAAATGCTGGACAAGTACATCTACGGAGCGCAG ggtGTGCTGCTGGTGTATGACATCACTAATTCTCAGAGTTTTGAGAATCTTGAAGACTGGCTGAACATGGTGAGAAAAGCCAACGAAGAGTCAGACACACAACCTGCGATATCACTGATCGGAAACAAGA ttGATCTGGAGCACATGCGGACAGTAAAGATGGAAAAACATCAGCGATTCTGTCAAGAAAACGGACTCATCAGTCAGTTTGTGTCTGCGAAGACGGGAGACTCT GTGTCTCTGTGTTTCCAGAGGCTGGCGGCTGAGATTGTAGGAATAAAGCTGAATAAAGCCGAGATCGAGCAGTCGCAG cgtATTGTCAAAGCAGAGTTGGTGGATTATCCTCAGGATGAGGGACCAATCAGACAAGAGACCAATCAGAGCAAGATCTGCTCTGTCCAATaa